From the Jilunia laotingensis genome, the window ATACGTCCGGTCTGATTTTCTATTTGGTCGATGCATACCGGAAGGGTTGCTGAGATGTGTTTGCTCAGGCGAGGTGACCAGAAGTTATCCTGCACATGGACATGTGAGAAGTCTACCTGGTCGATCATTTTAAGTGGAGTCTCTTCGGAAACCTGTTGGGTGCTGCATCCACATAATGCTAAGCAAGCAACGGAGACTAAAGTGTTGAGTTTCATTGTTGTTAATTTTTAAGTTAGTAATATTAATGGTTAATTGTTCTTATCCGGTTTTGAGAAGAGCCAGTTGCCTATGACCAGATGGTTCATTCCCGTATGGATGAAACAAGCATAGGCGTCCTCCGGCGTGCATACGATCGGTTCGCCTCGTACATTGAAACTGGTGTTGACCAGCACGCTGCATCCCGTGGTCTGTTTGAAGTGTTTCAGTAATTCGTAGAATTTCGGATTCGTGTCCGGGGATACAGTTTGCACCCTTGCCGAGAAATCGACATGTGTGATGGCTTGCAAGGTTGAACGTTCGGTATATAACTTTTGCATATAGTTCATTTTGAGATAATCTGCCGGCAGGGTTGTCCGGTGTTCCTGTTTTATTTTGGCTACTAGTAGCATGTATGGAGAGGGAGTGTTGCCCAATGTGAAATACTTGTCCGCATCTTCTGCCAATACACTCGGGGCAAACGGGCGGAAACTTTCCCTATTTTTAATTTCAAGATTCAGCTTACGTTGCATTTCTATATTGCGCGGGTCGGCAAGGATCGATCGGTTACCCAATGCGCGGGGACCGAACTCCATGCGGCCTTGGAACCAGCCGATTATTTTTCCTTGGCTGATCAATCCGGAGACTTCTTTATATAAAGTGTCTTGTTCCAGTTTTCTTGCCGTGGCTCCAAAATGCCGAATCATGTTTTCGACCTCTTTGTCCGTAAAGGAAGGTCCTAGGTAACTTCCTTGCATCTTGTCTTTTTCGGAGAGTATGCGCGGCTTCTCCAAGGTCAGATGCCAGACCGCCAGTGCGGCACCGACTGCTCCTCCCGCGTCACCGGCAGCAGGCTGTATCCAGATATTCCTGAACAACCCGCTTTCGCGGAGCTTGCCGTTGGCAACGCAATTCAGAGCTACGCCTCCGGCCATGACAAGTGAGTCCGAGTGTGTCAACTTTTTGGCAGTGGTTGCCAGCTTCAGTACGATTTCTTCCGTCACGGCCTGTATGGCATATGCCATTTGTATATAAACAGGAGATAACTCGCTTTCCGGTTTTCGGGGCGACACGCCAAATAATTGTTTCCAACGCTTGTTGTGCGTCATTACCAACCCGGTCGCAAAGTCAAAATACTTCATGTTGAGCAGGAACGAGCCGTCGTCGCGGATATCTATTAGCCGTTCTTTGATGATACGAATATATTTCTGCGCTTCTTCAGGATTCCCGTACGGAGCC encodes:
- a CDS encoding carbamoyltransferase family protein; the encoded protein is MTAILGISAFYHDSAAALLIDGTLVAAAQEERFTRKKNDASFPARSIAYVLQEAGIKGDDVAYVAFYEKPFIKFERLLETYHTFAPKGFSSFLKAMPLWIKEKLYMKRILKDALQQQGIQAELLFPEHHLSHAASAFYPSPFPEAAILTVDGVGEWATTTIGKGESSQITLLRELRFPHSLGLLYSAFTYYCGFKVNSGEYKLMGLAPYGNPEEAQKYIRIIKERLIDIRDDGSFLLNMKYFDFATGLVMTHNKRWKQLFGVSPRKPESELSPVYIQMAYAIQAVTEEIVLKLATTAKKLTHSDSLVMAGGVALNCVANGKLRESGLFRNIWIQPAAGDAGGAVGAALAVWHLTLEKPRILSEKDKMQGSYLGPSFTDKEVENMIRHFGATARKLEQDTLYKEVSGLISQGKIIGWFQGRMEFGPRALGNRSILADPRNIEMQRKLNLEIKNRESFRPFAPSVLAEDADKYFTLGNTPSPYMLLVAKIKQEHRTTLPADYLKMNYMQKLYTERSTLQAITHVDFSARVQTVSPDTNPKFYELLKHFKQTTGCSVLVNTSFNVRGEPIVCTPEDAYACFIHTGMNHLVIGNWLFSKPDKNN